The region CGGGGCGCTTAGACATCGACTCAACAGGCTTGCTGGTATTAACTCAAGATGGGCGCATTGCTAAATTACTCATTGGCGAAAACAGTCCGATTGAAAAAGAATACTTAGTGCGCGTGGAAGGCAAGCTTTCGTTTGAGGATCTAGATAAATTAAGACATGGCCTCACACTTGACGACGTTGTTCTGAAGCCTGCACAAGTGAGCTGGCAAAATGAAGATCAGTTGCGCTTTGTTTTGCGAGAGGGTCGTAAGCGTCAAATTCGTCGCATGTGCGAAATGGTTGGCCTTAAGGTCATAGGATTAAAACGGGTGAGGATAGGTCGGATCTCTTTAGGCCCCCTTCCCCCAGGACAATGGCGTTTTGTAAGGCCTGAAGAGCAATTCTAAGTAGGCTTACCCGCTTATAATTGCATTCAAAATAGATATTCATAAGCGCAGAATTACCATCGATACCAATACCTCCAGTACTCCAGCCGCAGAAGTTCTTAGACGTCGCAGCTTTGCCATCATCTCTCACCCAGATGCCGGTAAAACAACGCTCACTGAAAAGTTGCTGCTATACGCGGGCGCAATTCAAATCGCAGGCAGCGTTAAAGCGCGTAAAGCGAGCAGGCATGCAACTTCTGATTGGATGGAAATTGAAAAGCAACGCGGAATCTCCGTAGCTAGCTCAGTAATGCAGATGGAATATCGTGACTGCATTATTAATCTTTTAGATACCCCAGGCCACCAAGATTTCTCTGAAGACACCTACCGAGTATTAACGGCTGTTGATTCTGCATTAATGGTGATTGATGCTGCTAACGGAGTGGAATCACAAACCCTACGCTTGCTCGAAGTATGTCGCGCGCGCAATACACCTATCGTTACCTTCATCAATAAGATGGATCGCGAAGTAAAGCCGCCCATGGAATTAATGGATGAAATTGAAACAGCATTAGGAATTGAAGTGGTGCCATTCACTTGGCCAGTTGGCATGGGCAAATCCTTTGCAGGCGTTATTGATATAGCCAACTCTCGGATGCGCATGTTTAAAGCAGGTGAAGACCGCGTGACCGAAGATTCACATGCTGTGGTTGACATCAATGATCCAGCCCTAAAAGAGCGCTTGGGAAGCGATTTAGAAAATGCACTGGCAGAAGTAGAGCTCATTAAAGAGGCAATGCCAGCATTCGATCGCGAAGCCTTTTTGGCTGGGCGTCAATCACCTGTTTTCTTTGGCTCAGCTATTAACAACTTTGGTGTACGTGAAATTTTGAATACACTGGTTGAACTTGCGCCTTCACCAGGATCTCGTAAGGCCTTGCAGCGCGAAGTAAGTCCCGCGGAAAATAAATTCTCTGCAGTGGTTTTTAAGATTCAGGCCAATATGGATCCTGCACACCGCGACCGCGTAGCATTTTTAAGAATTTGTTCCGGACATTTTCAGCGCGGTATGAAACTCAAAATTAGTCGTAACGGCAAAGAAGCGCGTACCAATAATGCGCTATCTTTCTTATCGCAAAGACGTGACATTTTGGATGAAGCCTTCCCGGGTGACATTATTGGCTTACCCAATCATGGCCTGTTACGCCTTGGTGATACGCTCACCGAAGGTGAACAGCTTCAATTTACAGGGCTTCCTTTTTTCGCCCCAGAAATCTTCCGCATGGTGGAGTCAGCAGATCCATTGCGGACAAAACAACTCAGAACCGGCCTCATGCAGCTTGGGGAAGAGGGCGCTATTCAGGTATTTCGTCCTATGACCGGTGGAACAATGCTGCTCGGTGCTTTTGGTCAACTGCAATTTGAGGTGGTCAGTCATCGCCTACAAACCGAATATGGTGCGGAGGTGCGTTTGCTCCCAGCACGATATAACTTAGCTCGATGGGTTAGCTCTGAAGATCCCGTTGCTCTGAAAAAATTTATTCAAGAAAATATTCATCGCATGGCTGAAGACGTAGTAGGCGCTTCAGTTTTCTTGGCATCCCACAAATCAGAATTGGATGTTGCTCAGCAACGTTGGGAATCGATTCAATTTCACGCTTTAAGAGAGCATGCTGGCCTCATATACCAATCTGACCTAGCAGGCTAATTACCGCCTATTACCGTGGTACTTTGCAATCGAACACCACAACCAATTGGGTGTCTGCATTTCTGAAAGTCGCTGTTTTGCCGTATTGTGCGCAATAGTTCTGCGCCTTCTGAGTTAATTGCTCCATAGACTCGCCACTACTATTTAAGAAGGTAACTTGGTTAGCATCAGAGGCGTCGGTATAGACTGCAGCGCATCCCCCTAAAAACACGCTCGTAAGAACTGTCAGTAATGGTGTTTTCATTTAATGGCCCTTTATTTTTGGTGAAGTAGTGCGATCAATTACTACGGCTCAATTTCTCTAGCAATGTATTTGTTACCCTGGTGGCGATAGGCCGATAAATTAAGATACAAATGATGGCTACTGGATAGGCAACAGACCATACTTCAAACCACACAGAGAAGAAAGTATCCGCTCTGCCAACACGCACAAAGGTGGTTGCGAAAGTGATGCTTAAGGACATTAAAAACCCCATCACCAGAGAAAAAATAAAACCCGGAAGATTAATCATCCCTCAATCATAGCGCCTGGTCTTTTTAGCTGTTATTCTGAACTGTGATCGCTATTCTGCACCCTACTTAGGGGGATCTTTTGAGCACGGCTCTTTGGTTCATCATTCCACCACTCTAGGAAAACTAATGGCTGTAGGCCAAAATCAAAAAAACCGCAAAAACGATCCCATGCTCACAAAAACAGGCAAAACACGCCTAGGGCCCCTCAATACTGCACAGCTCACCAAACTCATGGAAACGAGCACTAAAGCAAAAGAAAAAGGCAAAATACTACGAGCGCTTAACAAGCAACAAGTTCCGGCGTAAATACCAAGCCCCGATATTTCGGGGCTTTTTTATGTCCGTCAGAATGTGTACTAATCGAGTACAGGTAAGATGTAAATACTTGAATGTAGCAAGAGCATGCTTTTAAGGAACAGATGATTAGTTACCGCGACGATGCGAATATATCTGCAGATGAAGCCATTGCGCTTTACGTGCGCTCAACCCTTGGTGAGCGTCGTCCCATTCACAATAAACATACTTTTGAGGCAATGCTAAAACATGCTGACATTACCATCACCGCTTGGGATGGTGAAAATCTCATTGGCATTGCACGAACGCTGACTGATTTTGCTTATGTGGCCTATTTAGCCGATTTAGCAGTAGATCAACAATATCAACGAAACGGCATTGGCAAGCATCTGATTGCTGAGACAAAGTTGCGCTTGGGGCCTGAATGCATGACAGTGTTGCTCGCCGCACCAAATGCAAACGAATATTACGAACACATTGGCTTTGAACACAATCCGAGAGCATGGACGCATAAAAAATAATTGCCCCTATATCATTAGCAAATGACTACAACCCGTTTTTGCTTAGTGCGCCATGGTGAGACCGATTGGAATGTTGAGCGTCGTCTCCAAGGTTTTACAGACATCCCTTTAAATGAAAAAGGAGTGCGGCAGGCAAACCAAATGGCAAGCGCTCTTCAAGCCATTGATCTTCAGTTTGATGTGCTCTATGCCAGCGATTTACAACGTGCAGCTCAAACCGCACAGGCTATTGAAAAGGTGTTCGGCGTCTCCGCAATTGCCCATAAAGCATTGCGAGAGCGGAACCTAGGCGCCCTACAAGGACTCACAACGCAGGAAGCTCCAGACTTAGAGCCAGAACTTTGGAATACGCACCTGAGAAGATCACTTCATGAGGAATTACGTGGCGGTGAGAGTATCGCTCAATTCGCCAACAGGATCAAAGATGCCTTAGAGCAAATTTGCCTAAAACATGCGGGCAAAACTGTTTTATTAGTCAGTCATGGCGGAGCGCTGGATATGATGTATCGCATCGCCAGCAATCAAGCCTTAGATGCAGATAAAGCGATATCCGTCCCCAATGCTTCTTTGAGCTGGATCAGTCATGATGGGCAATCCTGGAAGGTAGATAATTGGGCTGATGTTAGCCATCTAGAAGGGCTCGCTCTAGATAATCTAGACCTTTAATAATGGCCCAATCTCAATCACCCATGATTAGCGCATGAAGCTTTTTCAGAAAACCCTTGTTTGCCTTTTTATTGTGCTGCTATCAACGTCGCTATATGCGGACGAAGATGTGCCTGATGGCCTGCCTGACCATTTGGTAGGAGATGTAGGAATCGCAACCTACACAACTAACCTTCATATTGGTACAGAAGGCGTGCAAACGCTTCCCCTTCCCTATGCCTTTGTTGACTACAAACGAGCCTTCGTTCGAATAGATGAAGTGGGTATAAAAACTTTGAAGATGGGTTATGGTTATCTAGAAGTGATTGGGAAAATAAACTTAGATTCATATAAAGTGAAGTCCCCAATTAATGGAGCCACACTAAATCGTACCGACCCCATCCCATTAGGCATAG is a window of Polynucleobacter asymbioticus QLW-P1DMWA-1 DNA encoding:
- a CDS encoding histidine phosphatase family protein: MTTTRFCLVRHGETDWNVERRLQGFTDIPLNEKGVRQANQMASALQAIDLQFDVLYASDLQRAAQTAQAIEKVFGVSAIAHKALRERNLGALQGLTTQEAPDLEPELWNTHLRRSLHEELRGGESIAQFANRIKDALEQICLKHAGKTVLLVSHGGALDMMYRIASNQALDADKAISVPNASLSWISHDGQSWKVDNWADVSHLEGLALDNLDL
- a CDS encoding pseudouridine synthase, producing MEEKVRVSKLLSELGLCSRREADSYIEQGLVTVDGEVVNELGVRAYRHQKIELQSGAKAQQASRITVILNKPVGYISHFDDEQEYQPAASLITPDNYFASPLDKGRNPRFNTKGLAPAGRLDIDSTGLLVLTQDGRIAKLLIGENSPIEKEYLVRVEGKLSFEDLDKLRHGLTLDDVVLKPAQVSWQNEDQLRFVLREGRKRQIRRMCEMVGLKVIGLKRVRIGRISLGPLPPGQWRFVRPEEQF
- a CDS encoding GNAT family N-acetyltransferase, yielding MISYRDDANISADEAIALYVRSTLGERRPIHNKHTFEAMLKHADITITAWDGENLIGIARTLTDFAYVAYLADLAVDQQYQRNGIGKHLIAETKLRLGPECMTVLLAAPNANEYYEHIGFEHNPRAWTHKK
- a CDS encoding DUF2798 domain-containing protein, with protein sequence MINLPGFIFSLVMGFLMSLSITFATTFVRVGRADTFFSVWFEVWSVAYPVAIICILIYRPIATRVTNTLLEKLSRSN
- a CDS encoding peptide chain release factor 3, whose protein sequence is MDTNTSSTPAAEVLRRRSFAIISHPDAGKTTLTEKLLLYAGAIQIAGSVKARKASRHATSDWMEIEKQRGISVASSVMQMEYRDCIINLLDTPGHQDFSEDTYRVLTAVDSALMVIDAANGVESQTLRLLEVCRARNTPIVTFINKMDREVKPPMELMDEIETALGIEVVPFTWPVGMGKSFAGVIDIANSRMRMFKAGEDRVTEDSHAVVDINDPALKERLGSDLENALAEVELIKEAMPAFDREAFLAGRQSPVFFGSAINNFGVREILNTLVELAPSPGSRKALQREVSPAENKFSAVVFKIQANMDPAHRDRVAFLRICSGHFQRGMKLKISRNGKEARTNNALSFLSQRRDILDEAFPGDIIGLPNHGLLRLGDTLTEGEQLQFTGLPFFAPEIFRMVESADPLRTKQLRTGLMQLGEEGAIQVFRPMTGGTMLLGAFGQLQFEVVSHRLQTEYGAEVRLLPARYNLARWVSSEDPVALKKFIQENIHRMAEDVVGASVFLASHKSELDVAQQRWESIQFHALREHAGLIYQSDLAG